A genomic window from Vigna radiata var. radiata cultivar VC1973A chromosome 2, Vradiata_ver6, whole genome shotgun sequence includes:
- the LOC106756578 gene encoding uncharacterized protein LOC106756578: protein MEKEEKKKIKGSIKDNMPTVWFSLKKSLHCKSEPSDVHDPKTRKHLSTILTKRAGRSGCSRSIANLKDVIHGSKRHLDKPPSCSPRSIGSSEFLNPITHEVILSNSRCELKITGYGGFQEGVGSGGSNAGGGSGGSTFVGTLRPGTPGPGGHPTMHYFNPSFRTSSTPPRKSPFLLSDKEGSGPPGLQPSTRLSLETDSNGSSTVTCHKCGEQFNKWDAAEAHHLSKHAVTELVEGDSSRKIVEIICRTSWLKSENQCGRIERVLKVHNMQKTLARFEEYREMVKIKASKLQKKHPRCLADGNELLRFYGTTVACSLGLNGSSSLCLSEKCCVCRIIRNGFSAKKELKGGIGVFTTSTSGRAFESIEIFGDEPSLRKALIVCRVIAGRVHRPLENIQEMAAQTGFDSLAGKVGLYSNIEELYLLNPRALLPCFVVICKP, encoded by the exons atggagaaggaagagaaaaagaagataaaggGAAGCATTAAGGATAATATGCCAACAGTTTGGTTCTCTCTGAAGAAGTCTTTACACTGCAAATCTGAACCGTCTGATGTTCATGACCCCAAAACAAGGAAGCATTTGAGCACAATCTTGACCAAGAGAGCAGGGAGGTCAGGGTGTTCCAGGTCCATAGCAAATCTCAAGGATGTAATCCATGGAAGCAAGAGGCACCTTGATAAGCCACCAAGTTGCAGTCCAAGATCCATAGGGAGCAGCGAGTTCCTCAACCCCATAACTCATGAGGTGATTTTAAGCAACTCAAGGTGTGAGCTGAAGATAACTGGGTATGGAGGCTTCCAAGAAGGAGTTGGCAGTGGTGGTAGCAATGCTGGTGGAGGTAGTGGTGGTTCAACTTTTGTGGGGACTTTGAGGCCAGGGACTCCTGGCCCTGGAGGGCACCCTACAATGCATTACTTTAATCCTTCTTTTAGGACCTCATCCACCCCTCCAAGGAAATCTCCTTTCCTCTTATCAGATAAAGAAGGGTCTGGTCCTCCTGGGCTTCAACCCAGTACTAGGTTGTCTCTCGAGACAGATTCTAACGGGTCTTCAACTGTGACTTGCCACAAATGTGGAGAGCAATTCAACAAATGGGATGCTGCTGAAGCTCATCATCTGTCTAAGCATGCTG TGACTGAACTCGTGGAAGGAGATTCATCAAGGAAAATAGTGGAGATCATATGCAGGACTAGCTGGTTGAAGTCTGAAAACCAGTGTGGTAGAATTGAGCGAGTTTTGAAGGTGCACAACATGCAAAAGACTCTTGCAAGATTTGAAGAGTACAGGGAGATGGTGAAGATCAAAGCCAGCAAACTCCAGAAGAAGCATCCAAGATGTCTGGCTGATGGAAATGAACTTTTGAGGTTCTATGGCACTACTGTTGCATGTTCTCTTGGCCTTAATGGTTCTTCTAGTCTCTGCCTATCAGAAAAGTGCTGTGTTTGCAGAATCATAAGGAATGGCTTTTCAGCCAAGAAGGAGCTCAAGGGTGGCATTGGAGTCTTCACAACATCAACAAGTGGAAGAGCTTTTGAGTCCATAGAGATTTTTGGTGATGAACCATCACTGAGAAAAGCACTGATAGTGTGCAGAGTAATTGCTGGCAGGGTTCATAGGCCACTAGAAAACATTCAGGAAATGGCAGCACAAACAGGATTTGATTCATTGGCTGGGAAAGTTGGTCTATATTCAAACATTGAGGAGCTTTATTTGCTCAATCCTAGAGCTCTTCTTCCTTGCTTTGTGGTAATCTGCAAACCTTGA